From the genome of Sebaldella sp. S0638, one region includes:
- a CDS encoding A24 family peptidase — MITALILGVITGSFTGVVCYRIPRNKSVLFPGSRCDSCMAKIALYRNIPILSFLLQNGKCHNCGGKIRKIYFILEILMPSLFLVLYLYYGLSLEFFYKAFVFSVLIAASLIDIETHIIPDRFYIILIISGFIFSVLRDTPESWFLGMAAYGLPVLLLYSASDFIHKEIIGFGDVKLICAVGGFISYSGLKNLLWFYESLYISAGIFSIFLIFSRKRTLKCYLAFAPFICLSAFISGVFL; from the coding sequence ATGATTACGGCATTAATTTTGGGCGTGATAACCGGAAGCTTTACAGGTGTTGTCTGCTACAGAATACCCAGAAATAAAAGTGTTCTTTTCCCGGGTTCCAGATGTGACAGCTGCATGGCTAAAATAGCCCTGTATCGTAATATTCCCATACTTTCATTTTTGCTGCAAAACGGAAAATGTCATAACTGCGGGGGAAAAATCAGAAAAATATACTTTATATTGGAAATACTGATGCCTTCTTTATTTTTGGTTCTATATCTTTACTACGGACTGAGTCTTGAATTTTTTTATAAAGCATTTGTTTTTTCTGTATTAATCGCAGCTTCGCTTATTGATATTGAAACACACATTATTCCTGACAGATTCTATATTATTTTGATAATTTCCGGTTTCATTTTCTCTGTCCTGCGAGATACTCCGGAAAGCTGGTTTCTTGGTATGGCTGCTTACGGACTGCCGGTACTTTTACTTTATTCTGCATCTGATTTTATACATAAAGAAATCATAGGCTTCGGGGATGTAAAATTAATATGTGCTGTAGGCGGTTTTATTTCATATTCAGGACTAAAGAATCTGCTTTGGTTTTATGAAAGTCTTTATATAAGTGCCGGAATTTTTTCGATTTTCCTTATTTTTTCCAGGAAAAGAACCTTAAAATGTTATCTGGCTTTTGCACCTTTTATATGCCTTTCCGCATTTATAAGCGGAGTTTTCTTATGA
- a CDS encoding prepilin-type N-terminal cleavage/methylation domain-containing protein, whose amino-acid sequence MKKGFTLVEVILVLAIIAIIATIAIPQVNKYLDKANKSKVLGAISDLNNSSLSWSIENNGSIPDDMQKIFQEHGNIEKLNINLKTDSSFELGNIKGILLLNDGEIYAKIDNDSKSFKGETLEAK is encoded by the coding sequence ATGAAAAAAGGATTTACACTGGTTGAAGTTATCCTTGTACTTGCTATTATTGCAATCATTGCTACTATTGCTATTCCACAAGTGAATAAATATCTTGACAAAGCTAATAAAAGTAAAGTTTTAGGAGCCATATCCGATCTGAATAATTCTTCATTATCATGGAGTATTGAAAATAACGGGAGCATTCCTGACGATATGCAGAAAATTTTTCAGGAACATGGAAACATTGAGAAACTTAATATTAATCTAAAAACCGATTCCAGTTTTGAACTTGGCAATATCAAGGGGATACTTCTTCTGAATGACGGGGAAATATACGCCAAAATAGATAATGACAGCAAGTCTTTCAAGGGTGAAACTCTGGAGGCAAAATGA
- the atpE gene encoding ATP synthase F0 subunit C, with product MEELIQAGALLGAGTAMIGGIGSGIGQGFATGKAVEAVSRQPEAKQDILQVLFIGCAIAESTGIYSLVIAFLLIFMKS from the coding sequence ATGGAAGAACTGATACAGGCGGGAGCTTTATTGGGTGCCGGGACGGCAATGATAGGAGGTATAGGATCAGGAATAGGTCAGGGGTTTGCAACAGGAAAGGCTGTGGAAGCAGTATCAAGACAGCCGGAAGCAAAACAGGACATATTACAGGTATTGTTTATAGGGTGTGCAATAGCAGAATCAACAGGGATATACTCGTTGGTTATAGCATTTCTGCTGATCTTTATGAAAAGTTAG